The following proteins are encoded in a genomic region of Zea mays cultivar B73 chromosome 9, Zm-B73-REFERENCE-NAM-5.0, whole genome shotgun sequence:
- the LOC103637892 gene encoding STOREKEEPER protein, whose amino-acid sequence MPSKRPSPHAMDEAASATAAAAAATARLRPSTPRSKKRTSRSKSRGRRRSPNPNPSSRREGSADHASAAPSRKSDRKPKPRSFPDSATLATAMASVSAAAAAAPSSGAGRGSAGAVQKLWSEADEIALLTGAAAFKDRTGIAPRLPDMGELFDSIRDSLAPHLDQAKVYYKLKRLKSKFQHSVPGDSSTAHEHRLRDLGAALWGAELTRPEENAAEEAADADDIDGNREGAVKLPMVKEVLGEYWRLNGQTMSGVSLEKGLALLGSQEASDTEVKWRRQLEADMRMQMRRHDLEKEVYGLLIDAIKGLGP is encoded by the coding sequence ATGCCCTCCAAGCGGCCGTCCCCGCACGCCATGGACGAAGCCGcctccgccaccgccgccgccgccgccgccaccgcgcgCCTCCGTCCCTCCACCCCGCGCTCCAAGAAGCGCACCTCCCGCTCCAAGTCCCGCGGCCGCCGCCGCTCcccgaaccctaaccctagctcCCGCCGCGAGGGCTCCGCGGACCACGCCTCCGCCGCGCCCTCCCGCAAGAGCGACCGCAAGCCCAAGCCGCGCTCCTTCCCGGACTCCGCCACGCTCGCCACGGCCATGGCCTCggtctccgccgccgccgccgcggccccGTCGTCCGGCGCGGGGCGTGGCAGCGCGGGCGCCGTCCAGAAGCTCTGGAGCGAGGCCGACGAGATCGCGCTGCTCACGGGCGCTGCCGCCTTCAAGGACCGCACCGGCATTGCGCCGCGCCTCCCGGACATGGGCGAGCTGTTCGACTCCATCAGGGACTCCCTCGCACCGCATCTCGACCAGGCCAAGGTGTACTACAAGCTCAAGCGCCTCAAGAGCAAGTTCCAGCACTCCGTGCCGGGTGACTCCAGCACCGCGCACGAGCACCGGCTGCGCGACCTGGGCGCAGCCCTCTGGGGCGCCGAGCTCACGCGCCCTGAAGAGAACGCTGCCGAGGAGGCCGCCGATGCAGACGACATTGACGGGAATAGGGAGGGGGCCGTGAAGCTTCCTATGGTTAAGGAGGTGCTTGGAGAGTACTGGAGGCTGAACGGGCAGACCATGTCAGGTGTGTCACTGGAGAAGGGGTTGGCGCTGCTTGGGTCGCAGGAGGCTAGTGACACCGAGGTCAAATGGAGGCGACAGCTTGAGGCAGATATGCGCATGCAGATGCGCCGCCATGATCTGGAAAAGGAGGTCTATGGCCTGCTCATCGATGCCATCAAAGGCCTAGGGCCTTAA